In Blautia wexlerae DSM 19850, a single window of DNA contains:
- a CDS encoding ribose-phosphate pyrophosphokinase — protein MAQATTKDLTTLPVGRLGLIPLISCKDLGEKVNEWLIQWRKERSHEELDSFAFEGYQRESYLIPVQTARFGSGEAKCTIMESVRGDDIYLMVDVCNYSLTYSIGPYENLMSPDDHFQDLKRVIGAIGGKARRVNVIMPYLYESRQNIRSGRESLDCATALQELVSMGVENIITFDAHDARVQNATPLHGFETVQPSYQFIKALLNHEKGLHIDNDHFMIISPDEGSMNRAIYLANILGVDMGMYYKRLDYSKRINGRHPIAAYEFLGPNLKGKDMILIDDMISSGDTVLKISSLLKERGAGRIYICSTFGLFTNGLEKFDEAHKAGVFDKLLTTNLIYQSPELLAKDYYISCDMSKYIALIIDTLNHDQSVSYLLNPVDRINRCVSNYMAQYDEK, from the coding sequence ATGGCACAGGCAACAACTAAAGATTTAACTACACTTCCGGTGGGCAGACTTGGTCTGATCCCTCTGATCAGCTGTAAGGATCTGGGTGAAAAAGTAAATGAATGGCTGATACAGTGGCGTAAAGAGCGCAGCCACGAAGAGCTTGATTCTTTTGCATTTGAGGGTTATCAGAGAGAGTCCTATCTGATACCGGTCCAGACAGCACGTTTCGGTTCCGGTGAGGCGAAATGTACGATCATGGAATCTGTACGTGGTGACGATATCTATCTGATGGTTGATGTATGTAACTACAGTCTTACCTACAGCATCGGACCATACGAGAATCTTATGTCTCCTGATGACCATTTTCAGGATCTGAAACGTGTGATCGGCGCAATCGGCGGCAAAGCCCGCAGAGTAAACGTGATCATGCCTTATCTGTACGAAAGCCGCCAGAATATCCGCAGCGGCAGAGAATCCCTGGACTGTGCAACAGCACTTCAGGAGCTTGTAAGTATGGGTGTGGAAAACATCATCACTTTTGACGCACATGACGCGCGCGTGCAGAATGCAACACCTCTGCATGGATTTGAGACTGTACAGCCATCCTATCAGTTTATCAAAGCTCTTCTCAACCATGAGAAAGGACTTCACATCGACAACGATCATTTCATGATCATCAGCCCTGATGAGGGAAGCATGAACCGCGCAATCTATCTTGCCAATATCCTTGGTGTTGATATGGGTATGTATTACAAACGTCTGGATTACTCCAAGAGAATCAACGGACGTCACCCGATCGCAGCTTACGAATTCCTCGGTCCAAACCTTAAGGGCAAAGATATGATCCTGATCGATGATATGATTTCTTCCGGTGATACAGTTCTTAAGATTTCTTCTCTCCTCAAGGAAAGAGGAGCAGGCAGAATTTATATCTGCTCTACTTTCGGACTGTTTACAAACGGACTCGAGAAATTTGATGAGGCTCATAAGGCAGGAGTGTTTGACAAACTGCTCACTACAAACCTGATCTATCAGTCTCCTGAGCTTCTTGCAAAAGATTACTACATCTCCTGTGATATGAGTAAATATATCGCCCTGATCATTGATACTCTTAATCATGATCAGTCCGTAAGCTATCTGCTCAACCCGGTTGACAGGATCAACCGCTGCGTAAGCAATTATATGGCTCAGTATGATGAGAAATAA
- a CDS encoding ATP-binding protein, with protein sequence MPLQNYQYDTIMREYSKTQSQNRRILEERTQEIYKKIPRIHEIDEEVATLSAKKARALLSGESSGLEDLKAAISLLSQERNALLVCNSYPENYLELPYKCPVCQDTGYVGSQKCTCFKKAEIELLYTQSNLKEILKKENFDHFSFDYYSDTMKNEATGLTERETARRAYDIARGFVRNFDSSFENLFLYGDTGVGKTFLSHCIAHDLLESAHCVMYFSAFDLFELLADSKFSRDKTEGQEFVFDSDLLIIDDLGTELTNSFVSSQLFLCINERIMRRKSTIISTNLKLENFSDTYSERTFSRIASNYRMVKLEGKDIRIQKIFLGGK encoded by the coding sequence ATGCCTTTACAGAATTATCAGTATGATACGATCATGCGGGAATACAGCAAGACCCAGTCTCAGAACAGACGTATTCTGGAGGAGCGTACTCAGGAGATTTATAAAAAAATCCCGCGCATCCACGAAATAGATGAAGAGGTTGCCACCTTAAGCGCCAAAAAAGCAAGAGCACTCTTAAGCGGAGAATCATCAGGTCTTGAGGACCTTAAAGCTGCAATCTCTCTTCTGTCCCAGGAGCGCAATGCCCTGCTGGTATGTAACTCATATCCGGAGAATTATCTGGAACTTCCATATAAGTGTCCGGTCTGTCAGGATACCGGTTACGTCGGAAGCCAAAAATGTACCTGTTTTAAGAAAGCAGAGATAGAACTGCTCTATACGCAGTCCAATTTAAAAGAAATTCTCAAAAAAGAAAACTTTGACCACTTTTCTTTTGATTATTATTCTGATACAATGAAGAACGAAGCTACCGGACTGACAGAAAGAGAGACGGCCCGGAGAGCTTATGATATTGCCAGAGGTTTTGTGAGAAATTTTGACAGTTCCTTTGAGAATCTGTTTCTTTACGGTGATACCGGTGTGGGTAAGACTTTTCTTTCTCACTGTATTGCTCATGATCTTCTGGAATCAGCACATTGCGTTATGTACTTTTCCGCATTTGATCTGTTTGAACTGCTGGCAGACTCCAAATTCTCCAGAGATAAAACAGAAGGACAGGAATTTGTATTTGACAGCGATCTGCTGATCATCGACGACCTGGGAACTGAACTTACAAACAGCTTTGTCTCTTCCCAGTTGTTTTTGTGCATAAATGAACGCATCATGCGCAGGAAGTCTACGATCATATCAACAAATCTGAAACTGGAAAATTTCTCGGATACTTATTCCGAACGAACCTTTTCGAGAATCGCCAGCAACTACCGTATGGTGAAGCTGGAAGGAAAGGATATCCGTATACAGAAAATTTTTTTAGGAGGAAAATAA
- a CDS encoding DnaD domain protein yields MAMITLQNSRNAEVTVLTNNFIDNYMPGANGEFVKVYIYLLRLLSDTSVPFSLEQMADHFFCTERDIIRALKYWEKEKLLTLTYRNNEDIADIILNVPPVKSAASDTTVSAAPVTKTEPQTSSAPAQPVKQTTRSATALSPDRVKELKQNDEIVQLLYIAEQYLGKTLTPTEMKKILFFYDELKFSPDLIEYLIEYSVSRGHKSMRYIETVALAWADEGITTVTMAKEANSRYAKEYFTIFKSMGISGRNPVDTEISLMNTWLNDYGFTMDIIQEACSRTVLSTGQPSFQYADKILSGWKDKNVRTLADVRLLDAQHQRQKLEKNTQRKAASKPATSNRFNNFHQRQYDFNEYEKKLLNQ; encoded by the coding sequence ATGGCTATGATCACTTTACAGAATTCCCGCAATGCGGAAGTAACTGTATTAACCAACAATTTCATAGACAACTATATGCCTGGGGCCAATGGAGAATTTGTGAAAGTATATATCTATCTTCTGAGGCTTCTTTCTGACACCTCTGTACCCTTCAGTCTGGAGCAGATGGCTGATCATTTCTTCTGTACAGAACGTGACATTATCCGCGCTCTGAAATACTGGGAGAAAGAAAAACTCCTTACTTTAACCTACAGAAATAACGAAGATATAGCAGATATCATATTGAATGTACCACCTGTAAAATCTGCTGCTTCCGACACAACTGTTTCGGCAGCCCCTGTTACAAAAACAGAACCCCAGACTTCTTCTGCGCCGGCACAGCCTGTGAAGCAGACCACCAGATCAGCCACTGCACTGTCTCCTGACCGTGTAAAAGAATTAAAGCAAAATGATGAGATCGTACAGCTCCTCTATATCGCAGAACAGTATCTCGGCAAAACGCTCACTCCTACCGAGATGAAAAAGATCCTGTTTTTCTATGATGAGCTGAAATTCTCGCCTGATCTGATCGAGTACCTGATCGAATACAGTGTCAGCCGCGGGCATAAGAGTATGCGTTACATAGAAACCGTTGCTCTTGCCTGGGCAGATGAGGGAATCACCACTGTCACCATGGCAAAAGAGGCAAATTCCCGTTATGCCAAAGAATACTTTACTATTTTTAAATCAATGGGAATCAGCGGACGAAATCCGGTAGATACAGAGATTTCTCTTATGAACACCTGGCTGAATGATTATGGTTTTACCATGGATATCATCCAGGAAGCCTGCAGCCGTACAGTTCTCTCTACCGGACAGCCAAGTTTCCAGTATGCAGATAAAATCCTTTCCGGATGGAAAGATAAAAATGTCCGTACACTTGCAGATGTCCGGCTCCTCGATGCTCAGCATCAGCGCCAGAAGCTGGAAAAGAATACCCAGCGAAAAGCAGCTTCCAAACCGGCTACATCAAACCGGTTTAACAATTTCCATCAGCGACAGTACGACTTTAACGAATATGAAAAGAAATTACTGAATCAGTAA
- the murC gene encoding UDP-N-acetylmuramate--L-alanine ligase → MYQIDFHKPLHIHFIGIGGISMSGLAEILLGEDFVISGSDSKSSPLTQALEKKGATIYYGQRATNITDDVDVVVYTAAIHPDNPEFACAKEKGLPMLTRAELLGQIMRNYDTPVAISGTHGKTTTTSMVSHILLAGDCDPTISVGGILPAIGGNIRVGNSETFVTEACEYTNSFLSFFPKISIILNMDADHLDFFKDIDDIRHSFRRFAELLPADGTLIINADTPKYEDIIRDLPCNVITYGLEHDADYQAADITYDKYGHASFSVLRNGVKVGSYYLKVPGIHNVSNALAAIALGHLLGLSEEVIIKGLGSFTGTDRRFQYKGEVAGVTIVDDYAHHPTEIEATLHAAHNYPHKKLWCVFQPHTYTRTKALLPEFAKALSLADHVVVADIYAARETDTLGISSEDLQKRIQELGTPCEYFPTFDEIESYLLSNCQEGDLLITMGAGDVVNIGEHLLGK, encoded by the coding sequence ATGTATCAGATAGATTTTCACAAACCACTTCATATACATTTTATCGGTATCGGCGGCATCAGCATGAGCGGACTGGCCGAGATTCTTCTCGGCGAGGATTTTGTCATTTCCGGTTCCGATTCCAAATCCAGTCCTCTTACGCAGGCACTGGAGAAAAAGGGAGCCACCATCTATTACGGACAGCGTGCCACAAACATTACCGATGACGTAGATGTTGTGGTATATACCGCAGCTATCCATCCTGACAACCCGGAATTTGCCTGTGCAAAGGAAAAAGGACTTCCAATGCTCACACGTGCAGAGCTTCTCGGACAGATTATGAGGAATTATGACACTCCTGTTGCCATTTCCGGAACTCATGGAAAAACAACCACAACATCTATGGTATCTCACATTCTTCTTGCAGGAGACTGTGACCCGACCATCAGTGTGGGAGGTATTCTTCCTGCTATCGGCGGAAACATCCGCGTAGGCAATTCTGAGACTTTTGTCACAGAAGCCTGCGAATACACAAACAGCTTTCTGAGCTTTTTCCCGAAGATCAGTATTATCCTGAATATGGATGCAGACCATCTGGATTTCTTTAAGGATATTGACGATATCCGTCATTCCTTCCGCCGCTTTGCAGAGCTTCTTCCTGCTGACGGTACACTGATCATCAATGCAGATACTCCGAAATATGAAGATATCATCCGGGATCTTCCATGTAATGTGATCACTTATGGTCTGGAACATGATGCAGATTATCAGGCAGCAGATATCACTTATGACAAATATGGACATGCTTCCTTCTCTGTTCTGCGCAATGGCGTTAAGGTTGGCAGCTATTATCTGAAAGTGCCGGGCATCCACAATGTTTCCAATGCACTGGCAGCAATTGCCCTCGGTCATCTTCTTGGTCTTTCCGAAGAAGTGATCATCAAGGGACTTGGAAGCTTCACAGGTACAGACCGCCGTTTCCAGTATAAAGGAGAGGTTGCAGGGGTTACGATCGTAGACGATTATGCACATCATCCTACAGAGATTGAAGCAACTCTTCATGCCGCACACAATTATCCCCATAAGAAATTATGGTGTGTATTCCAGCCACATACATATACCCGTACCAAAGCTCTGCTTCCGGAGTTTGCCAAAGCACTCAGCCTGGCAGATCATGTGGTAGTTGCGGATATTTATGCAGCAAGAGAAACCGATACTCTGGGAATTTCTTCTGAAGATCTGCAGAAGCGTATTCAGGAACTGGGAACTCCCTGCGAGTATTTCCCTACCTTTGATGAGATTGAGAGTTATCTGCTCTCCAACTGCCAGGAGGGTGATCTGCTCATCACCATGGGAGCCGGAGATGTTGTAAATATCGGGGAGCATCTGCTGGGTAAATAA
- a CDS encoding glucose-1-phosphate adenylyltransferase: MIKKEMIAMLLAGGQGSRLGVLTEKVAKPAVAFGGKYRIIDFPLSNCINSGIDTVGVLTQYQPLRLNTHIGIGIPWDLDRNEGGVTVLPPYEKSTSSEWYTGTANAIFQNMDYMEQYNPDYVLILSGDHIYKMDYEVMLDFHKANKADVTIACMPVPIEEASRFGIMVTDDIGRITEFEEKPEHPSSNLASMGIYIFSWPALKEALMSLKDQNSCDFGKHVLPYCKEKGERLFAYEYNGYWKDVGTLGSYWEANMELIDIIPEFNLYEEFWKIYTKGDIIPPQYISADAVTDRCLIGEGAEIYGEIHNSVIGPNVVIGKGSVIRDSIIMRNSTIGEGVQMDKAIIAEDVTIGNNVVLGCGEEAPNVLKPAVYAFGIATVGERSVIPDNVRIGKNTAISGITVPEDYPDGELAGGQVITAKDGDE, encoded by the coding sequence ATGATTAAGAAAGAAATGATAGCTATGCTTCTGGCCGGCGGTCAGGGCAGCAGACTGGGTGTACTGACAGAAAAAGTAGCGAAACCTGCAGTTGCTTTTGGCGGGAAATATCGTATCATAGATTTTCCTTTAAGTAACTGTATTAATTCAGGCATTGATACAGTAGGTGTATTGACACAGTATCAGCCATTGCGACTTAATACACATATCGGAATTGGTATTCCATGGGATCTTGACAGAAACGAAGGTGGTGTAACAGTACTGCCGCCTTACGAGAAGAGTACCAGCAGTGAGTGGTACACAGGAACAGCCAATGCAATCTTCCAGAATATGGATTACATGGAACAGTATAATCCGGATTATGTCCTGATCTTATCCGGTGACCATATCTATAAGATGGATTATGAAGTAATGCTTGATTTCCATAAAGCGAATAAAGCGGATGTGACGATTGCCTGTATGCCGGTACCTATTGAGGAAGCAAGCCGTTTTGGTATCATGGTAACAGATGACATAGGACGCATTACGGAGTTTGAGGAGAAACCGGAGCATCCAAGCAGCAATCTGGCGTCCATGGGAATTTATATTTTCAGCTGGCCTGCTTTAAAGGAAGCACTGATGTCTCTGAAGGATCAGAACAGCTGTGATTTTGGCAAACATGTTCTTCCATACTGCAAGGAGAAAGGTGAAAGACTTTTCGCCTACGAATACAATGGATACTGGAAGGATGTAGGAACACTGGGTTCTTATTGGGAGGCCAATATGGAACTGATCGATATTATTCCGGAATTTAATCTCTATGAAGAATTCTGGAAGATTTACACAAAGGGAGATATTATCCCGCCTCAGTATATTTCGGCAGATGCGGTTACAGACAGATGTCTGATCGGTGAGGGTGCAGAAATTTACGGGGAAATACATAATTCTGTGATCGGACCAAATGTTGTGATCGGAAAAGGCAGCGTGATCCGTGATTCCATTATCATGCGCAATTCTACCATTGGTGAGGGCGTACAGATGGATAAGGCTATTATTGCCGAGGATGTTACTATTGGAAACAATGTTGTACTGGGATGTGGTGAGGAAGCACCGAATGTGCTGAAACCTGCAGTTTATGCATTTGGAATTGCTACGGTTGGTGAACGCAGCGTGATCCCGGATAATGTAAGGATCGGAAAGAATACAGCAATCTCAGGTATAACTGTTCCTGAGGATTATCCTGATGGTGAGCTGGCCGGCGGACAGGTAATTACAGCAAAGGACGGTGACGAATAA
- the glgD gene encoding glucose-1-phosphate adenylyltransferase subunit GlgD codes for MRAIGIILAGGNNNRMRELSNKRAIAAMPIAGSYRSIDFALSNMASSHIQRVAVLTQYNARSLNEHLSSSKWWDFGRKQGGLFVFTPTITKENSLWYQGTADAIYQNLEFLKSSHEPYVVIASGDCVYKMDYNKVLEYHIAKRADVTVVCTTCDNPSEIERFGVLRMNEDCRIEEFEEKPMVSSYNTISTGIYVIRRRQLIELIERAALEGRHDFVKDILIRYKNLKRIYGYKIDTYWSNISTAEAYYKTNMDFLKPEIRNYFFKQEPTIKTKIDDLPPAKYNPGAQVKNSLVASGCIINGTVENSVLFKDVFVGNNCVIKNSVILNNVYLGDNTHIENCIVESRDTIRANSYYCGDGEVKIVVEKNDRYIL; via the coding sequence ATGAGAGCGATAGGTATTATTTTGGCTGGCGGTAATAATAACCGCATGAGAGAATTATCAAATAAGAGGGCAATCGCAGCAATGCCGATTGCCGGAAGCTACAGAAGTATCGACTTCGCACTGAGCAACATGGCGAGTTCTCATATTCAGAGAGTTGCTGTTCTGACACAGTACAATGCCCGTTCTCTGAATGAACATTTAAGCTCTTCCAAATGGTGGGATTTCGGAAGAAAACAGGGTGGTCTCTTTGTATTTACACCTACGATCACAAAAGAGAACAGTCTGTGGTATCAGGGAACAGCAGATGCTATTTATCAGAATCTGGAATTCCTTAAAAGCAGTCATGAACCATATGTAGTGATCGCATCCGGCGACTGCGTTTATAAGATGGATTACAACAAGGTTCTTGAATATCATATTGCGAAACGTGCAGATGTTACGGTAGTATGCACTACCTGCGATAATCCCAGTGAGATTGAGAGATTTGGTGTTCTCCGTATGAATGAGGACTGCAGGATTGAGGAATTTGAAGAGAAGCCAATGGTTTCTTCTTATAATACAATTTCAACAGGTATCTATGTTATCCGAAGAAGACAGCTGATCGAGCTGATCGAGAGAGCTGCGCTGGAAGGCAGACATGATTTTGTAAAGGATATTCTGATCCGCTACAAGAATCTTAAGAGAATCTATGGATATAAGATTGACACATACTGGAGCAATATCTCCACAGCAGAAGCATATTATAAGACAAATATGGATTTCCTGAAACCGGAGATCAGAAACTATTTCTTCAAACAGGAACCGACAATTAAGACAAAGATTGATGATCTGCCTCCTGCAAAATACAATCCGGGAGCACAGGTGAAGAACAGCCTGGTTGCCAGCGGATGTATTATCAATGGTACGGTGGAGAATTCCGTTCTTTTTAAAGACGTATTTGTAGGAAATAACTGCGTGATCAAGAACTCTGTGATTTTAAACAATGTATATCTGGGAGATAATACTCATATTGAGAACTGCATTGTTGAAAGCCGGGATACTATTCGTGCAAATTCGTATTACTGCGGCGACGGTGAAGTGAAGATCGTCGTGGAGAAAAATGACAGATATATACTGTAA
- the spoVG gene encoding septation regulator SpoVG, protein MNITDVRVRKVAKEGKMKAVVSITIDDEFVVHDIKVIEGEKGLFIAMPSRKATDGEYRDIAHPINSATRDRIQTIILDKFQEVMDAEPEEAAAAE, encoded by the coding sequence ATGAATATTACTGACGTGCGTGTGAGGAAGGTAGCAAAAGAAGGAAAGATGAAAGCGGTTGTTTCCATAACGATCGATGATGAATTTGTAGTACATGATATCAAGGTGATTGAAGGAGAAAAAGGGTTATTTATCGCTATGCCAAGCCGTAAGGCAACAGACGGAGAATATCGTGATATTGCACATCCGATCAATTCTGCAACACGTGACAGGATCCAGACGATCATTCTGGACAAGTTCCAGGAAGTTATGGATGCGGAACCGGAAGAAGCTGCAGCTGCGGAATAA
- a CDS encoding anaerobic ribonucleoside-triphosphate reductase activating protein, giving the protein MRICGFNKTTLLDYPGKVASTIFLGGCNFRCPFCQNGILVVAPGEQPDYSQEELLTFLKKRKGILDGVCISGGEPTLSDGLEEFLGKIKELGYAVKLDTNGSRPKIVKHLAEAGLIDKVAMDIKACPDNYGNLTGIEKPDMDSIFETADFLLHGNLDYEFRTTVVRELHTQKDFEEIAGWLAGAKEYYLQAYKDSDGVLRPGYGSYTFEELQNFQKILQKTILSVGIRGID; this is encoded by the coding sequence ATGAGAATCTGTGGCTTTAATAAAACGACATTGCTGGACTATCCGGGAAAGGTAGCCAGTACTATATTTCTGGGTGGATGCAATTTCCGCTGTCCGTTCTGTCAGAATGGTATATTGGTTGTGGCTCCCGGAGAACAGCCGGATTACAGTCAGGAGGAACTTTTGACTTTTTTGAAAAAAAGAAAGGGGATTCTGGACGGGGTCTGCATTTCAGGAGGGGAACCTACACTGTCAGATGGTCTGGAGGAATTTCTGGGAAAAATCAAAGAGCTGGGCTATGCTGTTAAACTGGACACCAATGGCTCACGTCCGAAGATTGTAAAACATCTGGCAGAAGCCGGACTGATCGATAAAGTAGCTATGGATATCAAAGCCTGTCCGGATAACTATGGAAATCTGACCGGAATAGAAAAGCCTGATATGGACAGTATTTTTGAGACAGCAGATTTTCTGCTGCATGGGAATCTGGACTATGAATTCAGAACAACAGTAGTACGGGAACTGCATACGCAGAAGGATTTTGAAGAAATCGCTGGGTGGCTGGCAGGAGCGAAAGAATATTATCTGCAGGCTTATAAGGACTCAGATGGAGTCCTCAGGCCTGGATATGGAAGCTATACTTTTGAAGAACTTCAGAATTTTCAGAAGATTCTTCAAAAGACGATTTTATCTGTGGGAATCCGGGGCATCGATTAA
- a CDS encoding DUF6128 domain-containing protein: protein MAGYRRFIAYVYDYESGKKGSNCGFIKVEVKDQQCSVEIHLHCPGLPENVKCNIYGFTRKDGLINGILLDTCETEKETVECLIITDATDMNDSGVAMGKLGGMIITSDTGGFFGTEWDDQPIRPENFHEIKAMPDADIPESAKITSQKPEVPADMVLQEMPEELEDISEKPEDTSLTKVPDDSLSIEPSANIPAQRTSDNKPGTESSYISDNTVEDSNSSENAGNPVPERNAENRKTSAEFSPFSDGELISAWKIHLDDLKHFPRHYCALRNNRFLQYGHYNFGYLLLGQRNNGQYILGVPGVYNQQERFMANMFGFPYFKESSYIEIPKMRGGYWYRLIDAPDSHR from the coding sequence TTGGCTGGATATCGGCGTTTTATCGCATATGTATATGACTATGAAAGCGGAAAGAAAGGCAGCAATTGCGGATTTATTAAAGTTGAAGTAAAAGATCAGCAATGTTCTGTTGAGATTCATCTGCATTGTCCGGGGCTGCCTGAAAATGTAAAATGCAATATTTATGGATTTACACGAAAGGATGGCCTGATCAACGGAATTCTTCTGGATACCTGCGAGACAGAAAAAGAAACTGTAGAATGCCTGATCATAACAGATGCAACAGATATGAATGACTCCGGCGTTGCAATGGGTAAGTTGGGCGGAATGATCATTACTTCAGATACCGGCGGATTCTTTGGTACTGAATGGGACGATCAGCCTATACGTCCGGAGAATTTCCATGAAATAAAAGCTATGCCTGACGCAGATATTCCTGAATCTGCGAAAATCACTTCACAGAAACCCGAAGTTCCGGCAGATATGGTATTACAGGAAATGCCCGAAGAACTTGAAGATATTTCAGAAAAACCCGAAGATACCTCGCTTACAAAAGTTCCTGACGATTCTTTATCAATTGAACCGTCTGCCAACATTCCGGCTCAGAGAACATCTGATAACAAGCCAGGAACAGAGTCATCCTATATCTCAGATAATACTGTTGAAGATTCCAATAGTTCTGAAAATGCCGGCAATCCTGTCCCGGAAAGAAATGCAGAAAACAGAAAAACCTCTGCCGAATTTTCCCCCTTCTCCGATGGCGAACTGATTTCTGCATGGAAGATACACCTTGATGACCTGAAGCATTTTCCGCGGCATTACTGTGCACTGCGCAATAACCGTTTTCTCCAGTATGGGCATTATAATTTCGGATATTTGCTTTTAGGACAAAGAAATAACGGACAGTATATCCTCGGCGTTCCCGGCGTTTATAATCAGCAGGAACGCTTTATGGCAAATATGTTTGGCTTTCCTTACTTCAAAGAAAGCAGCTATATAGAGATTCCAAAAATGCGCGGCGGTTACTGGTATCGTTTAATCGATGCCCCGGATTCCCACAGATAA
- the tadA gene encoding tRNA adenosine(34) deaminase TadA, with product MTDQERFMKEAIRQAKKAEALEEVPIGCVIVHEGKIIARGYNRRNTDKNTLSHAELNAIRKASKKLGDWRLEGCTMYVTLEPCQMCSGALVQSRIDEVVIGCMNAKAGCAGSVMNLLQVDGFNHQVKITQGVLEEECSSMLSEFFRKLREKKKQEKAALKAAQENPEGEPE from the coding sequence TTGACAGATCAGGAACGTTTTATGAAAGAAGCTATCCGTCAGGCGAAGAAGGCAGAAGCTCTGGAAGAAGTGCCAATCGGCTGTGTGATCGTGCATGAGGGTAAGATCATCGCACGTGGATATAACAGAAGAAACACAGATAAAAATACACTCTCCCATGCAGAACTGAATGCAATCCGCAAAGCCAGTAAAAAACTTGGTGACTGGAGACTGGAGGGATGCACTATGTATGTGACGCTGGAACCATGTCAGATGTGTTCCGGGGCACTTGTCCAGTCCAGAATAGATGAAGTAGTGATCGGCTGTATGAATGCCAAAGCGGGCTGCGCAGGTTCTGTGATGAATCTTTTACAGGTGGATGGATTTAATCATCAGGTAAAGATTACACAGGGAGTTCTGGAAGAGGAATGTTCTTCTATGTTATCTGAGTTTTTCAGAAAGCTTCGTGAGAAAAAGAAGCAGGAAAAGGCAGCCCTTAAAGCTGCACAGGAAAATCCGGAGGGAGAACCGGAATAA